A genomic window from Cucumis melo cultivar AY chromosome 8, USDA_Cmelo_AY_1.0, whole genome shotgun sequence includes:
- the LOC127150672 gene encoding uncharacterized protein LOC127150672 gives MIDELKEVNLGTIEEAHPTFISAQFSDDDENEYMQLQGMKLYLSRSFIFQMALDDEEKTTFQTLKGATYQRAMQGNFDDMLHKHVECYVDNLIVKSKKKCDHLKDLELVLDCLRKYQLRMHPLKYAFSMTSGKFMEFIVRHRGIEVENSKIDAIQKMSSSKNLHELRHYRVLWPTSKYLYLISWVGVNHSRD, from the exons ATGATTGATGAGCTAAAGGAAGTCAATCTTGGTACGATAGAAGAGGCTCATCCAACCTTCATAAGTGCCCAATTTTCTGATGATGATGAAAATGAGTAT ATGCAACTGCAAGGCATGAAGCTTTATCTTTCACGAAGCTTTATCTTTCAAATGGCTCTAGATGATGAAGAGAAAACAACATTCCAAactttaaaag GTGCCACATACCAGCGCGCTATGCAAGGAAACTTTGATGATATGCTACATAAACACGTTGAATGTTATGTTGATAATCTTATAGTGAAGTCCAAGAAGAAGTGTGACCACCTAAAAGACTTGGAGCTTGTCCTTGATTGCCTTAGAAAATATCAACTAAGAATGCACCCTCTTAAGTATGCATTCAGTATGACCTCAGGAAAGTTTATGGAATTTATTGTGAGGCATCGTGGAATTGAAGTTGAAAATTCTAAAATTGACGCCATCCAGAAGATGTCAAGTTCGAAGAACCTGCATGAGTTGAGACACTATAGGGTCCTTTGGCCTACATCCAAATATTTATATCTAATCTCGTGGGTAGGTGTCAACCATTCCAGAGATTGA